In the Anastrepha obliqua isolate idAnaObli1 chromosome 1, idAnaObli1_1.0, whole genome shotgun sequence genome, one interval contains:
- the LOC129235728 gene encoding larval cuticle protein A3A isoform X1 produces the protein MIYSNMYSCILFITTTFALYQCGVIGPYAAHYGPHGHDGPGPLSYAAYAAPNGPLPVPYVAAALKPAAPEPYDPAPKYSFGYDIQDGYTGDSKSQHETRHGDVVKGSYSLVDPDGTKRTVDYTADPHNGFNAVVRKEPIAYKTAPIAPALIGPAVSVKAPAVAYPIAPVPAPALIPAPVPAPAPLPAVPAGTHFQAAYPALAHSSAYASYPLATDPHHGSYYPH, from the exons ATGATTTATTCAAACATGTATTCGTGC ATACTCTTTATAACAACAACATTTGCACTGTATCAGTGCGGTGTTATTGGCCCTTATGCTGCACATTATGGACCACATGGACATGATGGCCCCGGGCCGCTAAGCTATGCTGCCTATGCAGCACCAAATGGACCACTTCCAGTGCCATATGTAGCAGCTG CACTCAAACCGGCAGCACCGGAGCCTTATGATCCTGCACCGAAATACTCCTTCGGTTATGATATTCAAGATGGCTATACCGGCGATTCGAAGAGCCAACACGAGACCCGTCATGGTGATGTGGTGAAGGGCAGCTATTCACTTGTTGATCCGGATGGCACTAAACGTACTGTTGACTACACCGCTGATCCACATAATGGCTTCAATGCCGTGGTTCGTAAGGAACCCATTGCTTACAAGACCGCACCCATAGCACCCGCACTGATTGGCCCTGCAGTGTCTGTGAAGGCACCAGCCGTTGCATATCCTATTGCACCGGTACCCGCACCGGCTCTCATTCCAGCACCTGTGCCCGCTCCCGCTCCACTGCCTGCTGTACCAGCTGGCACACATTTCCAAGCAGCCTATCCAGCTTTGGCACACAGCAGTGCTTATGCCAGTTATCCGCTCGCCACTGATCCGCATCACGGATCCTACTATCCGCACTAA
- the LOC129235728 gene encoding larval cuticle protein A3A isoform X2, producing MLMLKILFITTTFALYQCGVIGPYAAHYGPHGHDGPGPLSYAAYAAPNGPLPVPYVAAALKPAAPEPYDPAPKYSFGYDIQDGYTGDSKSQHETRHGDVVKGSYSLVDPDGTKRTVDYTADPHNGFNAVVRKEPIAYKTAPIAPALIGPAVSVKAPAVAYPIAPVPAPALIPAPVPAPAPLPAVPAGTHFQAAYPALAHSSAYASYPLATDPHHGSYYPH from the exons ATGTTGATGTTAAAG ATACTCTTTATAACAACAACATTTGCACTGTATCAGTGCGGTGTTATTGGCCCTTATGCTGCACATTATGGACCACATGGACATGATGGCCCCGGGCCGCTAAGCTATGCTGCCTATGCAGCACCAAATGGACCACTTCCAGTGCCATATGTAGCAGCTG CACTCAAACCGGCAGCACCGGAGCCTTATGATCCTGCACCGAAATACTCCTTCGGTTATGATATTCAAGATGGCTATACCGGCGATTCGAAGAGCCAACACGAGACCCGTCATGGTGATGTGGTGAAGGGCAGCTATTCACTTGTTGATCCGGATGGCACTAAACGTACTGTTGACTACACCGCTGATCCACATAATGGCTTCAATGCCGTGGTTCGTAAGGAACCCATTGCTTACAAGACCGCACCCATAGCACCCGCACTGATTGGCCCTGCAGTGTCTGTGAAGGCACCAGCCGTTGCATATCCTATTGCACCGGTACCCGCACCGGCTCTCATTCCAGCACCTGTGCCCGCTCCCGCTCCACTGCCTGCTGTACCAGCTGGCACACATTTCCAAGCAGCCTATCCAGCTTTGGCACACAGCAGTGCTTATGCCAGTTATCCGCTCGCCACTGATCCGCATCACGGATCCTACTATCCGCACTAA